Genomic segment of Myxococcaceae bacterium JPH2:
CGGCTGCCGCCCTTGCGCGCCTGGGTGACGGCCGCGCTCGTCGCCGCCGTCGTGTATCGCGCGTGGCGCGCCCTCTCACGGAGGAAGCGGCGCGTACGGCCCATGGAGGCCACGCGATTCGTGGACGCGGTGGAGGCTCGGCTCGCCCAAGGCGGTCCGCCCCGCCGACAGGGCGAGGCACTGGAGGAGTTCTCCGCGCGCCTGGAACGCGAAGGCCATCCGATTACCCCCGTGCTGACGCCGCTCACGCGCCGCTACCTGGAGGCCCGCTTCGGCGATCGGCCCCTGGCGGCGGGCGAAGCCGCGCGCATGCTCGAGTCCCTGCACCGCGCGCTCGAGGCGGACGCCGCTCGGCGCCGCGCACCCTAACCCCGCGTCGCGCATTCCCGCCCGCCCGCTGAGCCCGAGCGCACGCACGCCCTGGGCTCACGCGAACGGCCCATGAAAAAGCGTGGGCCCACGCATGCGTGCCCGATTAGGCGTTCCCATATTGGGACCACGCCGCGAAGCGAAGCCGCGCGGGTCCCGCGTCCCACTCACGTCCCGACGAATCGTCGGCACACGTGCACCGGAGGCCACTTGCGGACAGACGCGCACGTTTTGCAGCCCCGTGTTCGAGCCTTCCCCGCGCTCGGGCCGTAACGCTTACCGACCCATCTCGTCGCACCGGGCCAAGCGACCGCCAACCCCCCGCAGTCACGAGGGAAAGAGCGTTCCCTCCGCTGGCATCCCGGTTGCTCCACCCAACCCGTTCCGTCGTCACGGCGAAGAAACCCGCCGCATCACCTCTGGGCCTCCCACGCGAGGCCGCCACCGGGAGAACTCACATGCAGGCCTCGACCGAGCAGTCGTCCAACTCTGGCTCCTTGGCGATGTACCTCTCGGAGATCAACCACTACTCCCTGCTCACGGTGGAGCAGGAGCAGGCCCTGGCCCGAGACTTCATCAAAGGCGACCTGTCCGCGGGTCACCGGCTCGTCACCTCCAACCTGCGCTTCGTGGTGAAGGTCTCGTACGAGTACCGCTCCTACGGCATCAAGATGTCGGACCTCATCCAGGAGGGGAACATCGGCCTGATGAAGGCGGTC
This window contains:
- a CDS encoding sigma-70 family RNA polymerase sigma factor; this translates as MQASTEQSSNSGSLAMYLSEINHYSLLTVEQEQALARDFIKGDLSAGHRLVTSNLRFVVKVSYEYRSYGIKMSDLIQEGNIGLMKAVQKFDPDKGIRLISYAVWWIRAYIQNYILKSWSLVKLGTTQAQRKLFFSLARTRRELEKFGNGDAVVNVEEI